Proteins from a genomic interval of Thunnus maccoyii chromosome 1, fThuMac1.1, whole genome shotgun sequence:
- the LOC121895289 gene encoding uncharacterized protein LOC121895289 gives MVSTQVLLLQLLLVSLASASHFFGGTVTFSYKGRNPDGSFKVDVRNRATFDGCQYSHYWNCYSGNCGYDVKSQRGILDRSTNAPQSNRQWCETETVRTKRITNDKPFQMRAASCCWIPTRNSGSRWRLLTHVDLGTRSDTGEPNRSPDIAILPFLRVPQNCPRTYRLMSFDPDGDKVRCRYGNIGGTECNRCTQPSGFHLDQGSCTLHYHYANANPRVYGFELVVEDFPQRPITLAYTDGSRSSRSPLTVRRKRQAFWHSATTPSPTAPWWWWHPTTAAPAATAAPWGWWWHSTTTAPATTTAPWWWRQQSTTTTVTPAPATTAAPWWWWWHSTPAAPTAPAPTTPWWWWWHSTPAAPTAPAPTTPWWWWHSTPAASTTTTPPYTTTTGLPYATTPPLSKLPLQFSLLVDPPAPSCQEGEYLPRFVNPTPQNGERIHAEVNKEVEIRVKAQARYSTIYDIIISGPTNISKHRTTHDEFVIRWTPIPEDLGDHYPICFAVESFTGSAVTATQSPVTGHHHHHPTPTSQSGIYQSDMRCVLVDVKKEEVKTNVICSESTMTVEVEKSSLSGFHEDRLQLSDPTNIACSLQHHSNSTHVIAVIPLNACGTQLEEDEDYLIFKNEITTVDNHRDLITRKHLLEVEFYCQYPKRGNVTLGFTAHRKNVTVWEKGFGTFTYQFEFYQTNQFRTMKDPNSYPLEYDVGSRVYMEIEASSSVNNTELFVESCWAAPYDNPNYWPTYPIIENGCNVDETVKTHSADNQRQFRFCMEAFKFIGMHDQVYISCSVLMCEAGNPNTRCSRGCINSTRSGSHHHHHRKREAVIQSASHFVSQGPLRLRRSAESTVNTVTNLNLNLNLVFIAGCLLAAVGMISAVVMYKTKMSKVKYQPLPVFES, from the exons ATGGTTTCCACACAGGTGCTCCTGCTTCAGCTGCTGCTGGTCTCACTGGCGTCTGCATCACATTTCTTTGGTGGAACTGTGACCTTCAGCTACAAAGGAAGAAACCCTGATGGAAGTTTTAAG GTGGACGTTCGAAACCGGGCAACCTTCGATGGCTGTCAGTACTCCCACTACTGGAACTGTTACTCCGGCAACTGTGGCTACGATGTCAAAAGTCAGAGAGGCATACTTGACAGGAGCACAAATGCACCACAATCTAACAGGCAATGGTGTGAAACTGAGACAGTGCGGACAAAACGTATCACAAATGACAAACCTTTCCAAATGAG GGCAGCTAGCTGCTGTTGGATCCCAACACGTAACTCTGGTAGTAGATGGAGACTACTGACTCATGTGGATTTGGGAACAAGATCTGACACCGGGGAGCCAAACAGGTCACCAGACATTGCCATTCTGCCTTTCCTACG AGTTCCTCAGAACTGCCCACGAACATACAGGCTGATGTCCTTTGATCCTGATGGTGACAAAGTTCGATGCAGATATGGAAATATTGGAGGTACAGAGTGCAACAGGTGCACCCAACCTTCAGGCTTCCATTTGGATCAG GGCTCTTGCACATTACACTACCACTACGCCAATGCCAACCCCAGAGTTTATGGATTTGAGTTGGTGGTGGAAGACTTCCCACAACGGCCGATCACACTGGCCTACACAGACGGATCCCGTTCCTCCAGATCTCCACTGActgtgaggagaaagagacaagCCTTTTGGCATTCTGCAACCACACCCTCACCCACAGCCCCATGGTGGTGGTGGCATCCTACAACCGCAGCACCAGCCGCAACCGCAGCCCCATGGGGGTGGTGGTGGCATTCTACAACCACAGCACCAGCCACAACCACAGCCCCATGGTGGTGGCGGCAGCAATCTACAACCACTACCGTAACACCAGCACCAGCCACAACCGCAGCcccatggtggtggtggtggcatTCTACACCCGCAGCACCAACCGCACCTGCACCCACAACcccatggtggtggtggtggcattctacaccagcagcaccaacCGCTCCTGCACCCACAACCCCATGGTGGTGGTGGCATTCTACACCCGCAGCATCAACCACAACCACCCCACCGTACACTACAACCACAGGACTCCCATACGCCACCACTCCTCCCCTCAGCAAACTACCTTTGCAGTTCTCTTTGCTTG TGGACCCACCTGCTCCCTCATGTCAGGAGGGAGAGTACCTGCCAAGGTTTGTGAATCCAACACCCCAAAATGGAGAACGCATCCATGCAGAGGTCAACAAAGAAGTGGAGATCAGAGTGAAAGCACAAGCTCGATACTCAAC gATATATGATATCATCATTAGTGGGCCAACGAACATCAGCAAACACAGAACTACACATGACGAGTTTGTCATTAGGTGGACGCCTATTCCAGAGGACTTGGGAGATCATTATCCGATCTGTTTTGCTGTTGAATCATTCACAGG GTCTGCTGTAACTGCCACTCAAAGCCCAGTCACTggccatcaccatcaccatcccACCCCGACTTCACA GTCCGGCATCTATCAGTCTGACATGAGGTGTGTTCTGGTGGACGTTAAGAAGGAGGAAG TTAAAACCAACGTGATCTGCAGTGAGTCCACAATGACAGTAGAGGTTGAGAAATCTTCACTCTCTGGATTCCATGAGGATCGTCTGCAGCTCAGTGATCCCACCAACATCGCCTGCAGCCTCCAACACCACTCAAACAGCACACACGTCATCGCTGTCATCCCCCTCAACGCCTGCGGCACTCAGCTTGAG GAGGATGAGGACTACCTCATTTTCAAGAATGAAATCACCACGGTTGACAACCACAGAGACCTGATCACCAGGAAACACCTGCTGGAAGTGGAGTTCTACTGCCAGTACCCCAAACGGGGAAATGTGACACTGGGTTTCACTGCACACAGGAAGAATGTCACAGTGTGGGAGAAGGGCTTCGGCACATTCACCTACCAGTTTGAGTTCTACCAAACCAATCAATTCCGAACCATGAAAGATCCAAATTCATACCCTCTGGAGTATGATGTAGGGAGCAGGGTCTACATGGAGATCGAGGCCTCCTCTTCAGTCAACAACACTGAGCTGTTTGTGGAGTCCTGCTGGGCTGCACCGTATGATAACCCCAACTACTGGCCAACCTACCCCATCATTGAAAATGG GTGTAACGTGGATGAGACTGTTAAAACCCATTCCGCCGACAATCAGAGACAATTCAGGTTCTGCATGGAGGCCTTCAAGTTCATTGGAATGCATGACCAG GTGTACATCAGCTGCTCAGTCCTGATGTGTGAAGCAGGGAACCCCAACACCAGATGCTCACGGGGATGCATCAACTCCACACGGTCGGGAagtcaccaccatcatcatcgcAAGAGGGAGGCCGTCATCCAAAGTGCAAGCCACTTTGTTTCCCAGGGTCCACTGCGCCTAAGGAGATCAGCAGAGAGCACTGTAAACACAG tgaccaacctgaacctgaacctgaacctggtATTCATCGCTGGATGTCTTCTAGCAGCTGTTGGCATGATCAGTGCAGTGGTCATGTAcaaaaccaaaatgtcaaaggtcAAATACCAACCTTTGCCTGTATTTGAAAGCTAG